A genomic segment from Methanolobus zinderi encodes:
- a CDS encoding aminoglycoside phosphotransferase family protein, with protein sequence MQYYVNTLGPGDVFRDWLVEILGDRISNKECETDVYKYDPSSHTVCRYNFRGEEYSVIVKFFAEACGNNREYNAWDAVLNEYSNLKKAGSLINVAEPVAINEEFNCALVTEYINGKPLMWYLKHDDHLFDRLSSLARMLRTLHDNTQCEYNKEKEFANFHHTLDQLSPDSSKRETFNELIGKWWYSPVLDREYGCMIHRDTSPLNYIFNNGTPYALDLESSWHHANNVRDLGTLCAELKNYFRLNCGSAYKAEPYIGHFLWQYSRNEDEFFRITKALPFFMSIGLLRIARLHRNTAHYHYLLREAEECLKTIR encoded by the coding sequence TTGCAGTATTATGTTAATACACTGGGTCCGGGGGATGTTTTCCGGGATTGGCTCGTGGAGATACTCGGGGACAGGATCAGCAACAAGGAGTGTGAGACGGACGTCTACAAATATGATCCCTCTTCACATACTGTCTGTAGATATAATTTCAGGGGTGAGGAATACAGCGTTATTGTCAAGTTCTTTGCAGAGGCCTGTGGCAATAACAGAGAATACAATGCCTGGGATGCAGTACTTAACGAGTACAGTAATCTGAAAAAGGCCGGTTCTTTGATCAATGTAGCCGAACCTGTTGCTATAAACGAAGAGTTCAACTGTGCACTTGTGACCGAGTACATAAACGGGAAGCCCCTGATGTGGTATCTGAAACATGATGACCACCTTTTTGACAGGCTGAGCTCCCTTGCACGGATGCTTCGCACGCTGCATGATAATACACAATGTGAATACAATAAGGAAAAGGAATTTGCCAATTTCCATCATACACTTGACCAGCTTTCACCGGATAGCTCAAAAAGAGAGACTTTCAACGAGCTGATAGGAAAATGGTGGTATAGTCCTGTACTCGATCGGGAATATGGGTGTATGATACACAGGGATACTTCACCCCTGAATTACATTTTCAATAATGGAACCCCTTACGCCCTTGACCTTGAAAGCTCCTGGCACCATGCCAATAATGTAAGGGATCTGGGGACACTCTGTGCCGAACTGAAAAATTACTTCAGGCTGAACTGTGGTTCAGCTTATAAAGCCGAGCCTTATATCGGTCATTTCCTGTGGCAATACAGCAGGAACGAGGATGAATTCTTCAGGATAACTAAGGCCTTGCCGTTCTTTATGAGCATAGGGCTGTTGAGGATCGCACGTCTGCACAGGAATACTGCACACTATCACTATCTTTTAAGGGAGGCGGAAGAATGTTTGAAGACCATCAGATAA
- a CDS encoding cation:proton antiporter, translated as MELTLLTDIGIIFGLSMIILLLFHRMKLSSVLGFLVTGILAGPHGLGIITGVEEVEALAEIGIILLLFTIGIEMSLKDLWDIKKAVLAGGGLQVAITTVLVYYICIYMGLSTGTSIFMGFLVSLSSTAIVLKLLQEKGEIYTPYGKTSLGILIFQDIIIVPMILLTPILAGVPGDSDAGAMEFLLRGLGIILLVVVSARWIMPALLFQIVKTRNKELFLVSIIFIVLATAWLTSNAGLSLALGAFLAGLIISESEYSHQAIGNIMPFKDIFMSFFFVSIGMLLDVGFFTSNLVLLFALAAVVLVLKSITIGVVTFLLGYPFRTAFITGLGLSQVGEFSFVLAGFGLDVALINGELYQTFLAVSILTMAATPFVITSSHDMADRILQRTSNRILINGIYSKGLTQVEEKEDERISDHLIVIGYGFNGKTVSNAAKSASIPYVVIETNPETVRREKKHGEKILYGDATHEAVLESANIHSARILVVGISDYIATRKIVEVAKRMNPDVYVLARTRYLTEMKALHEMGADEVIPEEYETSVEIFVRLLKKYLVPEDEINRFTRELRANGYCMLRKSSLEVSEAGFDLENELPGVEVLSLRLEDGCNVHGHTLRNLDMRMKYGVTLLAIRRGEEIISNPDPDTKLLSDDICILMGKPDQLFNLRKFFESCSGSTDQEYTEN; from the coding sequence ATGGAATTAACGTTGCTCACTGATATCGGAATTATATTTGGTCTGTCGATGATCATACTCCTGCTTTTTCACAGGATGAAACTCTCCTCGGTTCTGGGCTTTCTCGTAACAGGTATACTTGCAGGTCCCCACGGACTTGGTATAATCACAGGTGTGGAGGAAGTCGAGGCCCTTGCTGAGATCGGTATAATCCTGCTGCTTTTCACAATAGGCATTGAGATGTCCCTCAAGGATCTCTGGGACATTAAAAAAGCAGTACTTGCTGGCGGAGGCCTGCAGGTGGCCATCACCACGGTTCTGGTCTACTATATATGCATATATATGGGGCTGAGTACCGGTACATCCATATTCATGGGCTTTCTGGTCTCCCTGAGCAGTACCGCTATTGTGCTCAAACTGCTGCAGGAGAAGGGTGAGATCTACACCCCCTATGGGAAAACATCCCTTGGCATACTGATCTTCCAGGATATCATTATAGTACCCATGATACTGCTGACACCCATACTTGCAGGGGTGCCCGGGGATTCTGATGCCGGTGCAATGGAATTCTTACTCCGTGGTCTTGGTATTATCTTACTTGTGGTGGTAAGTGCAAGGTGGATAATGCCTGCTCTGCTGTTCCAGATTGTCAAGACCAGAAATAAGGAGCTCTTTCTTGTCAGTATTATCTTTATAGTTCTTGCCACTGCATGGCTTACATCCAACGCAGGTCTGTCACTGGCTCTGGGTGCTTTCCTTGCAGGCCTGATCATCTCGGAATCTGAATACAGTCACCAGGCGATCGGTAATATCATGCCCTTCAAGGACATTTTCATGAGTTTCTTCTTCGTGTCCATAGGGATGCTGCTGGATGTAGGCTTCTTTACATCCAATCTGGTACTCCTGTTTGCTCTGGCGGCTGTGGTACTTGTCCTAAAATCAATAACTATAGGTGTAGTTACTTTCCTTCTTGGATACCCTTTCAGAACAGCTTTTATTACCGGCCTCGGGCTCTCCCAGGTGGGAGAATTCTCTTTCGTACTTGCAGGTTTCGGGCTTGATGTCGCACTGATAAACGGGGAACTCTATCAGACATTCCTTGCTGTCTCAATACTTACAATGGCAGCCACTCCATTCGTAATAACTTCTTCCCACGACATGGCGGATAGGATCCTTCAGAGGACATCGAACAGGATTCTGATCAATGGTATTTACTCAAAGGGTCTGACGCAGGTGGAAGAAAAAGAGGATGAAAGGATCTCAGATCACCTGATCGTAATCGGCTATGGCTTTAACGGAAAGACGGTTTCAAATGCAGCTAAGAGTGCAAGCATACCCTATGTGGTGATAGAAACAAATCCTGAGACTGTGCGTCGTGAGAAAAAGCATGGTGAAAAGATCCTGTATGGGGATGCAACTCATGAGGCGGTGCTGGAGTCCGCGAATATTCATTCCGCCCGTATACTTGTAGTCGGAATTTCGGACTATATAGCCACAAGGAAGATTGTAGAGGTGGCAAAGCGGATGAACCCCGATGTGTATGTCCTTGCCAGAACACGCTATCTCACTGAGATGAAGGCACTGCATGAAATGGGCGCTGACGAGGTGATTCCCGAAGAATATGAAACATCCGTTGAGATCTTCGTACGTCTGCTTAAAAAGTATCTTGTTCCCGAAGATGAGATCAACAGGTTTACCCGGGAACTACGTGCTAATGGTTATTGCATGCTCAGGAAATCGTCTCTGGAGGTAAGTGAGGCAGGTTTCGATCTTGAGAATGAACTTCCGGGTGTTGAGGTACTTTCTCTCAGGCTGGAAGATGGATGTAATGTCCATGGACACACCTTAAGAAACCTGGATATGAGGATGAAGTACGGAGTAACATTGCTGGCCATACGCAGGGGTGAGGAAATAATCTCAAACCCTGATCCAGATACAAAACTATTGTCAGATGACATCTGTATCCTGATGGGTAAACCGGATCAGCTCTTCAATTTAAGAAAGTTCTTTGAGAGCTGTTCCGGATCCACAGACCAAGAATATACAGAAAATTAA
- a CDS encoding mechanosensitive ion channel family protein encodes MKQLIIVFILLALTIAALFANSLYDIPYLRQIYFTLLWLTIIHFFFKVILERAITRGVGDAKTRYEISKILSILYVVALLLASIRIWIADPQVLLVSYGLVAAGVTVALQDLFKNFMGGLIIFVSGTYRVGDRIEVNSKFGDIIDIGILNTTLFELKEWVNADQPTGRITTIPNGFVLNTNINNYTKDNPFIWDEITVPITYDSDWKDAHERIINIVSKETRNVTVAAQNQISELSKKYYLADGIKGPALYLTMTDNWIELHIRYLTRARERRQLHDKLSRLILEDIQKDNRITIASATFDITVRNAD; translated from the coding sequence ATGAAACAACTCATAATTGTTTTTATCCTGCTGGCTCTCACAATAGCTGCCCTGTTTGCAAATTCCTTATACGACATCCCCTATTTAAGGCAGATATACTTCACTCTTTTATGGCTGACGATCATTCATTTCTTTTTTAAGGTCATCCTGGAGCGTGCAATCACCAGAGGGGTGGGCGATGCAAAAACACGATATGAGATCAGCAAGATCCTCTCCATCCTCTACGTTGTAGCCCTTCTGCTTGCATCCATCCGCATATGGATCGCTGATCCGCAGGTTCTCCTTGTATCATACGGACTGGTCGCTGCCGGAGTGACCGTTGCCCTGCAGGACCTGTTCAAGAATTTCATGGGCGGACTTATCATCTTTGTCAGCGGAACCTACAGGGTGGGTGACAGGATAGAGGTGAATTCCAAATTCGGGGACATAATCGATATCGGTATTCTCAATACAACACTATTCGAGCTGAAGGAGTGGGTAAACGCAGACCAGCCCACAGGAAGAATAACAACTATCCCTAACGGTTTTGTGCTTAATACCAATATCAACAACTACACCAAGGATAATCCATTCATCTGGGATGAGATCACAGTTCCGATCACATACGACAGTGACTGGAAAGATGCTCATGAAAGGATAATCAATATCGTCAGTAAAGAGACAAGGAACGTAACGGTTGCAGCACAGAACCAGATCTCGGAACTGAGCAAGAAATACTACCTTGCCGATGGTATAAAGGGACCTGCCCTGTATCTGACAATGACCGACAACTGGATAGAGCTCCATATCAGATACCTGACCCGGGCCAGAGAGAGAAGACAACTTCATGATAAACTGAGTCGGCTGATCCTTGAAGATATCCAGAAGGATAACAGGATAACAATAGCTTCAGCTACATTTGATATAACGGTGAGAAATGCAGATTAG
- a CDS encoding peroxiredoxin, translating into MDTLIEEGQKAPGFCLPDQDENEVCLKDYSGQWLVLYFYPRDNTSGCTREAQDFTALKNDFESEGARILGVSKDSIKSHQRFIETKELGITLLSDESTEVHQLYGVWRMKKNYGREYMGTVRSTYLIDPEGRIAATWNNVRTKGHAEKVLDKLRALKSL; encoded by the coding sequence ATGGATACGCTAATAGAAGAGGGGCAGAAAGCACCTGGTTTCTGTCTTCCCGATCAGGACGAGAATGAGGTTTGCCTGAAAGACTATAGTGGACAGTGGCTGGTCCTATATTTCTATCCCCGCGACAACACTTCCGGCTGCACAAGGGAAGCCCAGGATTTCACGGCTCTGAAAAATGATTTTGAATCTGAGGGTGCCCGGATACTTGGAGTCAGCAAGGACAGTATCAAATCACATCAGCGCTTCATCGAAACGAAGGAACTTGGAATTACCCTGCTGTCGGACGAGAGTACTGAAGTACATCAGCTCTATGGTGTATGGAGGATGAAGAAGAACTATGGCAGAGAATATATGGGAACGGTTAGGAGCACTTATCTGATCGATCCTGAAGGCAGGATTGCTGCCACATGGAACAATGTCAGGACTAAAGGGCATGCTGAGAAGGTGCTGGATAAATTAAGGGCCCTGAAAAGCCTCTGA
- a CDS encoding ABC transporter ATP-binding protein has translation MEIIRMEDVSVSVNDGLRDKLIFSGLDLSVSKGEKILIKGRSGIGKTTVFRLILGFTRPSSGRIYFQGKPADSELFWDIRKRATHISQDSDIGEGPVMALFEEVFSYSANHGKFDHDTLDMLLTEFSLKREVLNKKFENLSGGEKQRISIIISLMTKKDIFLLDEITSDLDAALKTKVVDYFMANSEWTVLAISHDPEWEREGVRIIDFENIVSNEDSVNKVN, from the coding sequence ATGGAAATAATCAGAATGGAGGATGTCTCTGTAAGCGTAAATGACGGTTTGCGGGACAAATTGATCTTCTCCGGTCTGGACCTGTCCGTAAGCAAAGGAGAGAAGATTCTGATTAAGGGCAGATCAGGGATTGGCAAGACTACCGTATTCAGACTCATTCTTGGTTTTACCAGACCCTCTTCAGGTAGAATATACTTCCAGGGAAAGCCTGCTGATTCAGAATTGTTCTGGGACATCAGAAAGAGAGCAACCCACATCTCACAGGATAGCGATATCGGCGAAGGGCCAGTGATGGCTCTGTTCGAAGAGGTATTCTCCTACAGTGCCAACCATGGAAAATTCGACCACGATACACTGGATATGCTGCTCACGGAGTTCTCACTGAAAAGAGAAGTTCTCAATAAGAAGTTCGAGAACCTTTCGGGCGGGGAGAAGCAACGTATTTCCATCATAATTTCCCTGATGACAAAAAAGGATATTTTTCTGCTTGATGAGATCACGTCCGACCTGGATGCTGCCCTTAAGACAAAGGTTGTTGATTATTTTATGGCAAATTCTGAATGGACTGTCCTTGCCATATCCCATGACCCCGAATGGGAGCGTGAAGGTGTAAGGATAATAGATTTTGAAAACATTGTCTCGAACGAAGATTCCGTAAACAAGGTGAACTGA
- a CDS encoding helix-turn-helix transcriptional regulator — translation MKPLIDVIFRSEKRKRTLLLLKEQPGSMEYLLDRLNTTRQALLPQIRILEDHFLVTGHDDVYELTTIGKLVVDEMHPLMGTVKVLDNDIDYWGTHIFDFIPDHLLIKIRELQDFRTISPSLSEMFELNREYYEYAKQSDSMYKVTTYFHPDFPSFFEELTNNNVNINFVITEDAFAKLRSERSEDFEKLLGNELIDMFVYPGKLDLLTYTFNDHCILMRLLKNNGETDVTHIMCSNPSAVEWGKELFEYFLQDALPVTEM, via the coding sequence ATGAAGCCACTTATCGATGTTATATTCCGTTCAGAGAAAAGGAAAAGAACCCTTTTGTTGCTGAAAGAACAACCTGGTAGTATGGAATATCTTCTGGATCGGCTGAATACGACAAGACAGGCTTTACTTCCGCAGATAAGGATACTTGAGGATCATTTCCTGGTCACCGGCCATGATGATGTTTACGAACTGACTACGATTGGTAAACTGGTCGTTGACGAAATGCACCCTCTGATGGGTACTGTTAAAGTTCTCGATAATGATATTGACTACTGGGGTACACATATTTTTGATTTCATACCGGATCATCTTCTCATCAAGATCCGGGAACTGCAGGACTTCAGGACAATAAGTCCCTCTTTAAGTGAAATGTTTGAATTGAACAGGGAATATTATGAATATGCAAAACAGTCCGACTCGATGTACAAGGTAACCACTTACTTCCACCCGGATTTTCCTTCCTTCTTCGAAGAACTTACAAACAACAATGTAAACATAAATTTTGTCATTACCGAGGATGCATTTGCTAAACTACGATCGGAAAGATCCGAGGATTTCGAAAAGCTGCTCGGAAATGAACTGATCGATATGTTCGTATATCCCGGAAAGCTGGACCTTCTGACCTATACTTTTAATGATCACTGTATACTCATGCGTCTCTTGAAGAACAATGGTGAGACCGATGTCACACATATTATGTGTTCCAATCCATCGGCTGTTGAATGGGGAAAGGAGCTGTTCGAATACTTTTTGCAGGATGCACTACCCGTAACCGAAATGTGA
- a CDS encoding cupin domain-containing protein: MKVIGVIMFARHHKEGYREVLPGIRMKTIVYGEKTLMTEFVMKKGSILGQHDHMHEQTGYLVSGKILLTIGDETFEAGAGDSWNIPGKMPHSAKILEDSVAVEVFSPRRDEYID; the protein is encoded by the coding sequence GTGAAGGTAATTGGTGTCATCATGTTTGCCAGACACCATAAAGAAGGCTATAGAGAAGTTTTACCGGGCATAAGAATGAAGACAATAGTTTACGGGGAAAAGACCCTGATGACTGAATTTGTCATGAAGAAAGGAAGTATACTTGGTCAGCACGATCATATGCATGAGCAGACCGGTTACCTTGTTTCAGGAAAAATACTCTTAACCATCGGTGATGAGACCTTCGAAGCAGGTGCAGGTGATTCATGGAACATTCCCGGAAAAATGCCACATTCCGCAAAGATACTGGAAGATTCTGTGGCTGTGGAGGTATTCTCACCCCGCAGGGATGAGTATATCGATTGA
- a CDS encoding ABC transporter permease, with the protein MPANDISILGLMLCFILLLIPIAVSYYFKLQLIGATLESSFRMAIQLALVGIFLTFVFDLNSAIINIIWVMVMVIVASHNVLKNAELKIQSLIAPLIISFALTNMGMLLYFNSFIIDLANVFDARYFIPIGGMVLGNSLRANIVGINDFCDQIQRNENRYLSKLSLGAEKHEALMPYMRKSLRNALKPTIANMATIGIVFLPGMMTGQILGGSSPLTAIEYQIAIMVAIYVTTVINVLMGLIILMYRGFDEYGMFRKNLLKS; encoded by the coding sequence ATGCCTGCAAACGACATATCTATTCTGGGACTGATGCTTTGTTTTATTCTCCTGCTAATTCCAATTGCAGTAAGCTATTACTTTAAACTGCAACTGATAGGGGCAACACTTGAAAGTTCCTTCAGAATGGCAATACAACTGGCACTTGTGGGTATCTTCCTGACATTTGTCTTTGATCTTAACAGCGCGATCATAAACATAATCTGGGTAATGGTTATGGTGATAGTGGCATCACATAATGTCCTGAAGAATGCTGAACTTAAAATACAATCACTGATAGCCCCACTGATCATATCCTTTGCATTAACGAACATGGGAATGCTTCTGTACTTCAACTCCTTTATAATAGATCTTGCAAACGTATTCGATGCCAGATATTTCATTCCCATAGGTGGTATGGTGCTTGGTAACTCCCTCAGGGCAAATATAGTAGGAATCAATGATTTTTGTGACCAGATACAGAGAAACGAGAACAGATACCTTTCAAAATTATCCCTTGGCGCTGAAAAGCACGAAGCTCTTATGCCTTACATGCGAAAGAGTCTCAGAAACGCACTCAAGCCGACAATTGCAAACATGGCTACAATAGGTATAGTCTTCCTGCCGGGTATGATGACAGGACAGATACTGGGTGGTTCGAGCCCGCTTACAGCCATCGAATATCAGATAGCTATCATGGTTGCGATATATGTAACTACGGTAATCAATGTGCTCATGGGCCTGATAATATTGATGTATCGCGGATTTGACGAGTATGGTATGTTCAGGAAGAACCTGCTGAAAAGCTAA
- a CDS encoding winged helix-turn-helix domain-containing protein, with protein sequence MKKTEDFETEFSEIKSKLFDIHNDMKSFIEHANQQHMENVLQHLKKDYNTTIANHLTDEIRIGLSKNMVRKCERKDECTSIFTDLLDKNTDMIRKDRISGRSIEENRAKMDELKGILPYKKCDKCYSELTELFSKQVNLMHSMNIYDMNREQGKDMRSLPIQTVVDDILEPVCHPKRMEILRAVYTETRTFSSLSEITGLRGGNLLFHLQKLSESGLIMQRHERGDYMITARGFRIMEGVSDIHTSLNTDTEKEKIQI encoded by the coding sequence ATGAAGAAAACAGAGGATTTTGAAACCGAATTCTCGGAAATAAAATCAAAACTTTTCGATATTCATAATGACATGAAGTCATTCATAGAGCATGCAAACCAGCAGCATATGGAAAACGTCCTGCAACATCTTAAAAAGGACTATAATACGACCATTGCCAATCACCTTACAGACGAGATAAGGATTGGACTCTCAAAGAACATGGTACGCAAATGCGAAAGGAAAGACGAATGCACGTCAATATTTACCGATCTGCTGGACAAGAATACCGACATGATAAGAAAGGACAGGATATCCGGAAGGTCAATCGAAGAAAACAGGGCAAAGATGGATGAGCTCAAAGGAATACTGCCCTATAAGAAATGTGATAAGTGCTATTCGGAACTTACAGAGCTTTTTTCAAAACAGGTGAACCTGATGCATTCCATGAACATATACGATATGAACAGGGAGCAGGGCAAGGACATGAGATCACTGCCGATACAGACCGTCGTTGATGATATTCTTGAACCTGTCTGCCATCCGAAACGCATGGAGATTCTCAGGGCTGTTTATACGGAAACCAGGACGTTTTCCTCACTTTCGGAAATTACCGGACTAAGGGGAGGTAACCTCCTCTTCCACCTCCAGAAACTCTCAGAGTCAGGACTTATCATGCAGAGACATGAAAGAGGAGATTATATGATCACAGCCCGCGGATTCAGGATAATGGAAGGTGTCAGTGATATCCACACATCACTGAATACGGATACTGAAAAAGAAAAGATTCAGATCTAG
- a CDS encoding V-type ATP synthase subunit D translates to MGAKDVKPTRSELIELKKKIKLSQSGHKLLKMKRDGLILEFFEILGKAKDVRTELDAAYEDASRMIGIANAVDGTITVKSTAFALQSKPEIELESRNIMGVVVPKIESSSVKKSINERGYGILGTSSYTDEAADAYELLVEKIILAAEIETTMKKLLDDIEKTKRRVNALEFKVIPELQESMTFIRLRLEEMERENTFRLKRIKG, encoded by the coding sequence ATGGGCGCAAAAGATGTTAAACCAACCCGTTCCGAACTTATCGAGCTTAAGAAGAAGATCAAGCTTTCACAGAGTGGTCACAAGCTGCTCAAGATGAAGAGAGATGGTCTTATCCTTGAGTTCTTCGAGATCCTCGGCAAGGCCAAGGATGTCAGGACCGAGCTGGATGCCGCCTATGAAGATGCTTCCCGGATGATAGGTATTGCAAATGCTGTTGACGGTACAATTACCGTCAAATCCACAGCTTTTGCACTTCAGAGCAAACCAGAGATCGAGCTGGAAAGCCGTAACATCATGGGTGTTGTCGTTCCTAAGATCGAATCATCCAGTGTCAAGAAGTCCATAAACGAACGTGGTTATGGTATTCTTGGAACCAGTTCATACACAGATGAAGCAGCGGATGCTTACGAACTTCTGGTCGAGAAGATTATCCTTGCGGCAGAGATCGAGACAACCATGAAAAAGCTTCTTGATGATATCGAGAAGACAAAAAGGCGTGTCAATGCTCTCGAATTCAAGGTTATACCTGAACTTCAGGAATCAATGACCTTCATTAGGCTCCGTCTCGAAGAGATGGAAAGGGAAAACACCTTCAGACTTAAAAGGATCAAAGGATAA
- a CDS encoding HAD family hydrolase produces MFEDHQIKGMIFDCYGTLIDINTDEQSRDTHDMLSKWLQYHGVKIDPDLLKETYFDKVKAKMKASGEKCPEIKIEEIFAEICEENSIWDINSLNLGIEASRVFRSASLRRLEIFQQSVAVIVKHFYMPMCVVSNGQRVFSEQELRFLGLYDHFDFVIFSSDMGYKKPDHRLFKHALERLELEPHEVLSLGDTIENDVIPPQELGMKAMHIKDAWKLLS; encoded by the coding sequence ATGTTTGAAGACCATCAGATAAAGGGTATGATCTTTGATTGCTACGGCACTCTCATTGATATCAATACAGATGAACAAAGCCGGGATACGCATGATATGCTAAGCAAGTGGCTGCAGTATCATGGTGTAAAAATTGATCCTGATCTTCTAAAGGAGACATATTTCGATAAGGTAAAGGCTAAAATGAAAGCTTCAGGGGAAAAATGTCCCGAGATAAAAATAGAAGAGATATTTGCCGAGATATGCGAGGAGAATTCCATATGGGATATTAATTCCCTGAACCTTGGTATTGAAGCTTCAAGGGTATTTCGCTCGGCTTCATTGCGCAGGCTTGAAATATTCCAGCAGAGTGTTGCTGTGATAGTCAAACATTTCTACATGCCCATGTGCGTGGTTTCCAACGGACAGCGTGTTTTTTCAGAACAGGAGTTGCGTTTTCTGGGATTGTACGACCATTTTGACTTTGTGATATTCTCCTCGGACATGGGTTACAAGAAACCGGATCACCGGCTATTCAAACATGCTCTGGAACGTCTGGAGCTTGAACCTCATGAGGTATTGAGTCTTGGGGATACGATTGAAAACGATGTAATCCCTCCCCAGGAGCTGGGTATGAAAGCAATGCACATTAAAGATGCATGGAAGCTGCTATCCTGA
- a CDS encoding CxxC-x17-CxxC domain-containing protein → MRDDNRGGNNRKGGYNKSGGPRGDRGNRDGGYKPRGGGGRGGGYKPSGPREMHKAICSDCKQETEVPFKPSGDRPVYCRECFQNHRPPRKY, encoded by the coding sequence ATGAGAGACGATAACAGAGGCGGCAACAATAGAAAGGGTGGCTACAACAAATCAGGTGGCCCAAGAGGCGACAGAGGAAACAGAGACGGTGGTTACAAGCCAAGAGGCGGAGGCGGCAGAGGTGGCGGTTATAAGCCAAGTGGCCCCAGAGAAATGCACAAGGCAATATGTTCTGACTGCAAACAGGAAACAGAAGTACCGTTCAAACCATCCGGTGACAGGCCTGTATACTGCAGGGAATGTTTCCAGAATCACAGACCACCAAGAAAGTACTGA
- a CDS encoding MTH865 family protein, with amino-acid sequence MSVKDDIHSQIVAGLENATFPIETPEELLSAFPAGADTTCRSGDVAVTAGEAGSLLKPSDFPFRSSKAVADTIVDRAGL; translated from the coding sequence ATGAGTGTAAAAGACGATATCCACAGCCAGATTGTCGCAGGTCTTGAAAATGCAACATTTCCCATAGAAACCCCGGAAGAATTGCTTTCCGCCTTCCCTGCAGGTGCCGATACCACATGCAGGTCAGGGGACGTTGCGGTAACCGCCGGTGAAGCAGGTTCACTGCTCAAACCATCTGACTTCCCGTTTAGAAGTTCAAAAGCAGTTGCCGATACCATAGTTGATAGGGCAGGACTCTGA
- a CDS encoding uroporphyrinogen-III synthase, with amino-acid sequence MTDNNGKPVIAIMEADVNLPGSVKFAESMGFEPLPIPMVEENNVKDGGFDNFFTHVMKKESDYVIICGVSAIDFILRKLPYSLKEQFVEALSRLNVIASDPDTKKSLEAAAVRVEGMPSHYSAEGLVDYLRDNTEGAVVDIARVYSCSSTLVDGLENFGATVYETIVYNYIDPDGEAQKELIEKSVEGGIDVFAFTNCTMVNNFLDHAKRLGHEKAIVEILNNSVVAVMGDATAQTLRLNRVRGGVEPDNFTFEETLEVSMQAYNDSKINS; translated from the coding sequence ATGACAGACAATAATGGTAAACCTGTAATTGCAATAATGGAAGCAGATGTAAACCTCCCGGGCTCGGTAAAGTTTGCTGAGTCCATGGGTTTTGAGCCTCTTCCCATTCCAATGGTTGAAGAGAACAATGTAAAAGATGGAGGCTTCGATAATTTCTTCACGCATGTTATGAAGAAAGAAAGCGATTATGTGATCATCTGTGGAGTATCTGCAATTGATTTTATACTGCGTAAGCTTCCCTATTCCTTAAAAGAACAGTTTGTTGAAGCTTTGAGTCGTCTAAATGTCATCGCTTCGGACCCTGATACAAAGAAGTCTCTTGAGGCGGCTGCTGTGAGGGTGGAGGGAATGCCTTCCCATTACAGTGCCGAAGGGCTTGTGGATTATCTGCGTGACAACACGGAGGGAGCTGTTGTAGACATTGCCAGGGTTTATTCATGCTCATCAACACTTGTTGACGGCCTGGAGAACTTCGGTGCAACCGTTTATGAGACGATCGTCTATAATTACATAGATCCTGATGGGGAGGCTCAGAAAGAGCTCATCGAAAAAAGCGTGGAGGGCGGTATAGATGTTTTTGCCTTCACTAACTGTACAATGGTTAACAACTTCCTGGATCACGCCAAAAGGCTCGGACATGAAAAGGCTATTGTCGAGATATTGAATAACTCTGTAGTCGCTGTCATGGGTGATGCAACCGCACAGACACTCAGGCTCAACCGTGTCAGGGGTGGTGTCGAACCGGATAATTTTACCTTCGAGGAAACATTGGAAGTATCCATGCAGGCTTATAATGATTCAAAGATAAATTCGTGA